The proteins below come from a single Chryseobacterium sp. MA9 genomic window:
- a CDS encoding DegT/DnrJ/EryC1/StrS aminotransferase family protein yields MIKFLDLQKINLKHQEEIETKLSQVFRSGWYLMGQELSSFESNLSQYIGAKHAIGVANGLDALRLILRGYIEMGIMDRGDEILVPSNTYIASILAISDNGLIPVLVEPDIDNYNIDITKIEGKITSKTKGILIVHLYGRTVFSEELKNLAGKHDLKVIEDNAQAIGAIWNGKKSGNLGDAAGFSFYPGKNLGALGDAGAITTNDDDLAKVIRALANYGSNQKYVNIYQGLNSRLDEIQAAVLDIKLKYIDEENTVRKNIAKKYITEISNPKIILPENPADENEHVWHLFVIRTENRDELQKYLTENGVQTLIHYPIPPHKQQAYKEWNDQSFPISEKIHEEVLSLPISPVMTEEEIEKVIEIVNGF; encoded by the coding sequence ATGATTAAATTTTTAGACTTACAAAAAATCAATTTAAAGCATCAGGAAGAAATTGAAACAAAACTTTCACAGGTTTTCCGTTCCGGATGGTATCTAATGGGGCAGGAACTTTCATCTTTTGAAAGCAATCTTTCTCAATATATTGGAGCAAAACATGCTATTGGTGTTGCTAACGGTTTGGACGCATTACGCCTTATTCTTCGTGGATATATTGAAATGGGAATAATGGATCGTGGAGATGAAATTCTTGTACCTTCCAATACTTATATTGCTTCCATTCTTGCCATTTCAGATAATGGCCTGATTCCTGTTCTTGTAGAGCCTGATATTGATAATTATAATATTGACATCACAAAAATTGAAGGAAAAATCACTTCAAAAACAAAAGGAATTCTGATTGTTCATTTATACGGAAGAACTGTTTTCTCTGAAGAACTTAAGAATCTGGCTGGAAAACATGATCTAAAAGTAATAGAAGATAACGCTCAGGCTATCGGTGCAATATGGAACGGGAAAAAGTCAGGTAACTTAGGAGATGCAGCTGGTTTTAGCTTTTATCCTGGAAAAAACCTAGGCGCATTAGGTGATGCGGGAGCTATTACAACCAATGATGATGATTTGGCAAAAGTAATCAGAGCATTGGCAAATTATGGATCTAATCAGAAATATGTCAATATTTACCAGGGGTTAAATTCAAGATTGGACGAAATTCAGGCTGCCGTTTTGGACATTAAGTTAAAATATATTGATGAAGAAAATACGGTAAGAAAGAATATTGCGAAAAAGTATATTACAGAAATATCAAACCCAAAAATAATTCTTCCGGAAAACCCGGCTGATGAAAACGAACATGTTTGGCATTTATTTGTCATCAGAACAGAAAACCGTGATGAACTTCAAAAGTATTTAACTGAAAATGGTGTTCAGACACTGATACACTATCCTATTCCACCTCATAAGCAGCAAGCTTATAAAGAATGGAATGATCAGTCTTTCCCGATCAGTGAAAAAATCCATGAAGAAGTATTAAGTTTGCCTATCTCCCCTGTAATGACAGAGGAAGAAATTGAAAAAGTAATAGAAATTGTAAACGGATTTTAA
- a CDS encoding acyltransferase family protein, translated as MKNNSFRYDISFLRAFSVLAVLFYHYKFQWFKSGFIGVDIFFVISGFLMTKIILSSFDKGSFNLWDFYRRRIIRIIPALLGVVAVFSLVIFLFLQPQIVNFFRSAFSSVLFFSNIYYYLNNGYFDSSSQYNFLLHSWSLSVEWQFYLIYPLILLLLKKLYTTKKNIFIAVFLALAFISFGAMLIHSNYDPDFSFYIFYPRAWEMMLGGFAFLLEDKIQRIPKKVKLVLALISLSVIISFIFLFHASSWPSLYTTIPVFFTAMLISLNYEFIAYKNKIVTYLGNISYSLYLYHWPLYVLILFFEVDTSLKYRVLTIFVSFILAIFSYEGIEKRNYSNKAKSVLAASLIIFIFSFSITKVDAENYTNENKNLINITSSYKYSKKAEDQYKIDTKHLTHKKDYKTIIQNLDIPVSDKRNVVLLGDSHAGMFSETVNNIFADKKDINLIQITADATYPMENSKGIYPNPVQYFNYIFKEYFPKYYKNIDLIIINANYSGYPEKEIKNNLKTTEQYFSKYKVPTLYIGMTDFYVIDFPTYYYIKKKYNANMYTEEKKIKETEKFNTFLKNYLGDQYIDLLNVKIDKVSPENYPYIYDTNHLTLFGTEQYRNILSQRIYKTLNINTNKDY; from the coding sequence TTGAAAAACAATAGTTTCAGATACGATATTTCTTTTCTGCGTGCATTTTCAGTACTCGCAGTACTTTTCTATCATTATAAATTTCAATGGTTTAAATCCGGATTTATCGGTGTCGACATATTCTTTGTTATTTCAGGGTTTTTAATGACCAAAATTATTTTGTCATCCTTTGATAAGGGAAGCTTTAATCTCTGGGATTTTTACAGAAGAAGAATTATTAGAATTATTCCTGCACTTTTAGGAGTAGTAGCGGTTTTCTCATTAGTAATATTTCTTTTTCTTCAACCGCAGATTGTCAACTTTTTTAGAAGTGCTTTTTCCAGTGTCCTATTTTTTTCTAATATTTATTATTATCTGAATAACGGATACTTCGACTCATCTTCTCAATACAACTTTCTATTACATTCATGGTCTCTTTCTGTCGAATGGCAGTTTTATTTAATCTATCCGCTCATATTACTTCTCTTAAAGAAATTATATACCACCAAAAAAAATATCTTTATTGCAGTCTTTTTAGCATTAGCCTTTATTTCATTTGGTGCTATGCTGATTCATAGCAATTATGACCCGGATTTTTCCTTTTACATTTTTTATCCAAGAGCCTGGGAAATGATGTTAGGTGGATTTGCATTTTTATTGGAAGACAAAATACAACGTATTCCGAAAAAGGTAAAGCTAGTATTGGCTTTGATTTCCCTTTCAGTGATAATATCTTTTATTTTTCTATTTCATGCCTCTTCGTGGCCATCGTTGTACACAACAATTCCGGTGTTTTTTACAGCAATGCTTATCAGCCTGAATTATGAATTCATTGCGTACAAAAATAAAATAGTTACCTACCTGGGAAATATATCTTATTCCCTGTATCTCTATCACTGGCCATTGTATGTATTGATCCTATTTTTTGAAGTGGATACCAGTTTGAAATATCGTGTTCTAACAATATTTGTTTCATTTATTCTTGCCATATTTTCCTACGAGGGAATCGAAAAAAGAAACTATTCTAATAAAGCTAAATCTGTTCTGGCAGCAAGTCTGATTATATTCATTTTTTCATTCTCAATTACAAAAGTAGATGCTGAGAATTATACGAATGAAAATAAAAATCTGATCAATATTACTTCAAGCTATAAGTACAGCAAAAAGGCTGAAGATCAATATAAAATTGATACCAAGCACCTTACTCATAAAAAGGACTATAAAACGATTATACAGAATTTGGATATTCCTGTATCTGATAAAAGAAATGTTGTTCTTTTAGGAGACAGCCATGCAGGAATGTTTTCTGAAACAGTTAATAATATCTTTGCAGATAAAAAAGATATTAACCTTATTCAGATTACCGCAGATGCTACTTATCCAATGGAAAACTCTAAAGGCATTTATCCAAATCCCGTACAGTATTTCAATTATATATTCAAGGAGTATTTTCCAAAATATTACAAAAATATAGACCTTATTATTATTAATGCTAATTATTCAGGATATCCTGAAAAAGAGATAAAAAACAATCTTAAAACAACCGAACAATATTTTTCAAAATATAAAGTACCTACTCTTTACATAGGCATGACTGATTTCTACGTGATAGATTTTCCAACATATTACTATATCAAGAAAAAGTATAATGCCAATATGTATACAGAGGAAAAGAAGATCAAAGAGACTGAAAAATTCAATACTTTTTTAAAAAACTATCTGGGTGATCAATATATTGACCTGTTGAATGTAAAGATTGATAAAGTATCTCCAGAAAACTATCCTTACATATATGACACCAATCATTTAACACTGTTTGGTACAGAACAATACAGAAATATTTTATCACAAAGAATATACAAAACACTGAATATCAACACAAATAAAGATTATTAA
- a CDS encoding acyltransferase, whose product MKFNNKNVSISDKARIGKNVKIGDNTVIYDNVVIGDNSIIANDCVIGEPLNDYYFKDDYVNPETIIGENALIRSHTILYAGSRFGNNFSTGHRVTIRENSVFGNNCRLGTVTDIQGHVTFGNNCWLHSNVHIGQKSTIGNFVFIYPYVVFTNDPTPPSDVCIGATIGDFSQIAVGTVLLPGTVIGKHCLVGAQSLVGGNYEDYSLVLGNPGKKIKDVREMKSRETGKSHYPWPYNFSRGLPWEKEGFEEWKKENGYEND is encoded by the coding sequence GAAATTTAATAACAAAAATGTTTCTATAAGCGATAAAGCCAGAATAGGCAAAAATGTAAAAATAGGTGACAATACTGTAATCTATGACAATGTTGTTATTGGAGATAATTCCATTATTGCTAATGATTGTGTTATCGGAGAACCGCTTAATGATTATTATTTTAAAGATGATTATGTAAACCCTGAAACAATAATCGGTGAAAATGCATTGATAAGAAGTCATACTATCTTATATGCAGGTTCTCGTTTCGGAAATAATTTTTCTACCGGCCACAGGGTTACGATAAGAGAGAACTCTGTTTTCGGAAACAACTGCAGATTGGGGACTGTTACAGATATACAGGGACATGTTACTTTTGGTAACAACTGCTGGCTTCACAGCAATGTACATATTGGTCAAAAGTCTACCATAGGAAATTTTGTTTTCATTTATCCTTATGTAGTATTTACCAATGACCCTACTCCTCCATCAGATGTATGTATAGGTGCTACTATCGGAGATTTTTCTCAGATAGCAGTCGGTACTGTTTTATTACCAGGAACGGTAATAGGAAAGCATTGTTTGGTAGGTGCACAATCTCTTGTAGGGGGCAATTATGAAGATTATTCTTTAGTTCTTGGGAATCCTGGAAAAAAAATCAAGGATGTTCGTGAAATGAAATCAAGAGAAACAGGAAAATCCCATTACCCTTGGCCTTATAACTTTTCAAGAGGTTTACCTTGGGAAAAAGAAGGCTTTGAAGAATGGAAAAAAGAAAACGGATACGAAAACGATTAA